The candidate division KSB1 bacterium genome has a segment encoding these proteins:
- a CDS encoding TAXI family TRAP transporter solute-binding subunit, which yields MNSDLTVLTRKSFTLILLALIIASGCSSSEESAKTERHFLSIGTAPPGGAFFPVGSAIAQTVSNNRGELTWQVSAEATKGTQENIRRLSSGELDFAMANAAISYFAVRGESGWEKQYSIRTVMTLAPNIALFITRKSSGVKKIADLKGKRVTVGVAGAGFEFFVRPILQAHGVTYDDFKPLYNTQTGAVDMLADGSAAAAFLGGWIGTVIRTDLAWLIGGAALGGTGGLLGWSLVMRRRKTPEGD from the coding sequence ATGAATTCAGATTTAACTGTCTTAACACGAAAATCATTTACGCTTATTCTCTTAGCTTTAATAATCGCCAGCGGCTGCAGCTCATCCGAAGAGAGCGCTAAAACCGAACGTCACTTTCTCAGCATCGGCACCGCACCGCCCGGAGGCGCTTTTTTCCCGGTGGGCAGCGCAATTGCCCAGACCGTTAGCAACAACCGGGGCGAACTCACCTGGCAGGTTTCAGCGGAAGCCACCAAAGGTACCCAGGAAAATATCCGGCGGCTCAGCAGCGGGGAATTGGACTTTGCCATGGCCAATGCCGCCATTTCCTATTTCGCGGTTCGCGGTGAAAGCGGCTGGGAAAAGCAGTACTCCATCCGCACGGTGATGACCCTTGCCCCGAATATCGCGCTCTTCATTACGCGAAAATCCAGCGGCGTCAAAAAAATCGCTGACTTAAAAGGAAAACGAGTGACCGTCGGTGTTGCCGGAGCGGGATTTGAATTTTTCGTGCGGCCAATTTTGCAAGCCCACGGCGTCACTTATGATGACTTTAAACCGCTTTACAACACCCAGACCGGCGCAGTTGATATGCTCGCTGACGGCTCAGCCGCGGCCGCTTTTTTGGGCGGCTGGATAGGAACTGTCATCAGAACAGACCTCGCGTGGTTGATCGGCGGGGCGGCTTTAGGGGGCACGGGTGGCCTACTAGGCTGGAGTCTTGTGATGCGACGGCGTAAAACCCCGGAGGGGGATTGA